From a single Pseudobutyrivibrio xylanivorans genomic region:
- a CDS encoding helix-turn-helix domain-containing protein yields the protein MRYSMEFILECIDLYRSGKWPETPEGIKNPQNFHKMIRRWSRREEALGSEAFCNKKKLRTPEEKYALVSRVIAGESIQSVSFEQGMHQGTLYKWVQDYKTQGYNGLVKNKGRPSKDYSMKKNTNPRPLTESELEELIRLRAENEYLKAENEVIKKRIALRQEKWAAQLKAKKQQSSKTSEKKDSN from the coding sequence ATGCGTTATAGTATGGAATTTATATTAGAGTGTATTGATTTGTATCGTTCTGGCAAGTGGCCTGAAACTCCAGAAGGCATAAAGAATCCGCAAAATTTTCATAAAATGATAAGACGCTGGAGTCGCAGAGAAGAAGCTTTAGGTTCGGAAGCCTTTTGCAATAAGAAAAAACTGCGTACTCCTGAAGAAAAATACGCATTAGTTTCTCGTGTTATTGCAGGTGAGTCTATTCAATCTGTTTCTTTCGAGCAAGGAATGCATCAAGGGACCTTATATAAGTGGGTACAAGATTACAAAACTCAGGGGTATAATGGATTAGTAAAAAACAAAGGAAGGCCTTCAAAGGATTATTCTATGAAAAAAAATACTAACCCACGCCCTCTTACAGAGTCAGAATTAGAAGAACTTATCAGGCTTAGAGCTGAAAACGAATATTTAAAAGCAGAAAATGAAGTAATAAAAAAAAGGATTGCCTTGAGGCAAGAAAAGTGGGCTGCGCAACTCAAGGCGAAAAAGCAGCAATCATCAAAAACCTCAGAGAAGAAGGATTCCAATTAA
- a CDS encoding IS3 family transposase: MGCATQGEKAAIIKNLREEGFQLKHLLKAFHMAKSTYYFEISKKDVVAERNQEILEEIKVFLNLTSVGMVLDVFIRELINRGYIVNHKRVQRLMHEAGLLGKRPKEKYHSYKGEVGKIADNIIDRNFSTTAPLQKWTTDVSQFNFTWGKCYLSPVLDMNTNEIISYDLSKSPNLEQIERMLNKAFDKFPSVEGLIFHSDQGWQYQHALYRNTLQEHGIIQSMSRKGNCYDNCIMETFFGRLKNEMYYGYEKDFSSYEEFAKAIDEYIDYYNNKRIQAKTKWMPPVQYRIASMCSA, translated from the coding sequence GTGGGCTGCGCAACTCAAGGCGAAAAAGCAGCAATCATCAAAAACCTCAGAGAAGAAGGATTCCAATTAAAACATCTTCTTAAAGCTTTTCACATGGCTAAATCAACATACTATTTTGAGATTAGCAAGAAAGATGTTGTTGCTGAACGCAATCAAGAAATACTTGAAGAAATAAAAGTATTTTTGAATCTAACAAGCGTAGGTATGGTGTTAGACGTGTTCATCAGGGAGTTGATAAATCGTGGGTATATAGTTAATCATAAGCGCGTTCAGCGTCTTATGCATGAAGCTGGATTATTAGGGAAACGTCCTAAGGAAAAATATCATTCTTATAAGGGCGAAGTTGGAAAGATTGCTGATAACATAATAGATAGAAACTTCAGTACAACTGCGCCTTTGCAGAAATGGACAACAGATGTGTCCCAGTTTAATTTTACATGGGGAAAGTGTTACCTATCGCCAGTTCTAGATATGAATACGAATGAAATCATTTCATATGACTTATCTAAAAGCCCTAATCTTGAGCAAATAGAAAGAATGTTAAATAAAGCATTTGATAAATTTCCATCAGTGGAAGGTCTTATATTTCATTCTGATCAAGGATGGCAATATCAGCATGCTCTCTATAGAAACACTTTACAAGAGCATGGAATTATCCAATCCATGTCTCGAAAAGGTAATTGCTATGATAATTGCATTATGGAAACTTTCTTTGGCAGATTGAAAAATGAAATGTACTATGGTTATGAGAAAGATTTTTCTTCTTATGAAGAATTCGCAAAAGCGATTGATGAATATATAGATTATTATAATAACAAAAGAATTCAGGCAAAAACAAAATGGATGCCACCTGTACAATACAGGATAGCATCCATGTGTTCAGCCTAG